CCATGTCTTTAGCTGAGATAGAAGAGCAGGGGCGTAAGTTGAAGCAACAGTTGAATTCACGCATGCGCATTATGAACTCTCGGTTTATTAATGAGACGAAAGAAGAGTTGGTGAAGGCATTGATGGAGCAGGTGAAGAAAGAGATGTCGCAGCGAGCCTCTTGAATAGCGTTGTGCGCCGTCATGGCGAGCGAAGCGTGGCCACGTCGCTGCGCTTCTCGTGATGACGAAATTCAGCATGACAGGACCTCCCGCAACACGCTCCGGCATCCTGAGCCGAAGGCGAAGGATCCTCCTAAGACAAACTCAAAAAGACCCCTCTTTCACTTTGTTCGATCAGGATAACAATATTTAATACTTTAACTTCAAATTAACCATTTTTTTGCTTGCAAGCGAAATTTTCGTTTGGTATATTTAGCTATAATCAGATAAGTAAAAAATGAGTATGTTAGGTATCACAGGTTTAGACTGGTTTGTCTCCATTGCAGGCGGATTCTCCAAGTTAGATGATGACAACAATAAAAAAATTGAATTAGCAAGTAACCCATTTAAGGCAACAGTAGAAAGAGTTGAAGCAGGTAAACTACCTTGGATTCCTGCATCTTTGGGATTGTCTTGGAATAAAGGACGTTTGCACACAAGGCTTGAGGTTGCAGGCAACGTTGCAGCAGCTGCAAGCAGTGCGGATGTGAAAGATTTGGGACAAATTAAGTTTACTATTGGTATGCAAGCGACAGATAAGCTTGTGATTTCTGGGTTGGTTGGAACGCAGATGTGGAGCGTAAACAAGATGCATGTGAAATTGAGCGCACCTGCAATCCTCCCAAAGAAAAGTGGTGGAACTAAAACTGGTGCCGATTTGACTGATGGGGGTTTTTACCTGTCTGATAAAAATGAGAATGATGGTAGTGTTTATTCCTCTCGTTTTCGTAATTTTTTTGGCGGTGTTGAGTTGAAATATCAGTTAAAAAAGCATGTTTACTTAATAGGATCAGGGCAGTTTGGACTAAATCAGACTAAAGACAAAAAAGATCTTTATTTAATTGCAAGTCAAGATATTAATAAAGCTTCAGGGTCAAAGCATGCAAAAGGCGTTTTATTTCCTAATAGTAATATTAGTGAGGTTGTTTCAAGGATGAAATACAAATTTTCCGTTGGTCTGTTGATCGAATCGGGAGGTATTTTATGATTTTACATTTGATTTGTAGTGATAGTGATCTTGATTTTGATGCTGCATATGCTACACAGGCGGTTTCTCAGCAGCGAGCTCGACAGATATTAGTTGATGAATTGCATAACTCTCCTGAGCGGAAAGTGGCAAGTGTTACAAAGGCATTTGCAAATGCTAACGCAAAAGTTCCTGAAACAGTTCTGCACGCTGTAACACAAAGAAAAACAACTTTAGAGACAGAAAGAACACAGTTAACGCAAGAATTTGGTAAAGTTGCAAAAGCAGATCTCGCCTTAGTGCAAAAGGATTTCCAGGCATCTGAAATTAATCACAAGGGCAGTCTTGAGGATTTTATTGCAGGAAAAGAAGGTGTATCTGTTGAAGATATGAGAGCTGCGCTTACGTTTATCAATGAAAAGGTAGCGACTAAAAAAGCTATGCAGGAACAGTTAAAAGCATTTAATGCTGGCGGCGCAAGAGCGCAAGATTTTGCATTGGTTGCAGTAGATTTGCAAGCCCATGATTTTCTTGGTAAAGATGAAGCTGGAAAGTTAGCAAAGTTGATTGCTGGTCAGGGCGTTACTCTTGACGACATGCAGGCTGGAGCAAGATTGATAGAAGGCATAATTGTGGCGAAGGGGAGTGATAGTGCAGCGCGCACACAAGAACGTTCGAGCTCTAATGAGCCTACAAGGGGTTCAGGAAATAACAGAGAACTTGGCGTTTCTACACGCACTCCTAACAACACATCTTCTAGTAGGGGTAACGGGCCACAAGGGGGCGGTTGTTGCACTAGTGGTCCTTGTGTAGTTCAATAAGAATTATTGCTTGGATAAAAGTAAACATGTTGAGTTTTTGCACAATATGTTTAAAGACTCTATTATTAAAATTTCTCTATATTTTCTTTCCCCTTAAAAATAATTTGATTTAAATCAAATATCATGTTATAATAACTGCAAGTATATATTAACATAAATATTTATGATTTTTGATTGGTTTATTTCTCTTGGAGGTGGTTTTTCCAGCTTACAAGATGCGGAAGCAATGTCATTTTCGCAAAATCACTATAATGTCACAGCGCAACAAGGTAAAACAGATAAACTGATATGGTTTCCATTATCTGGCGGAGTTACGTTTTATAAAGCGCCATTTCAGATGAGCTGTGAAGTTACAGGAAATGCTGGGGTTTTGGCAGCAGGTGATGTGAAAGATCTAGGTCAAATCAAGCTAGCAGCTGGATATCAAATAACCCAAAGATGCACGCTTTCTGGTCTATTAGGTGCGCAATTGTGGCGTTTTTACCGAGTGGATACGCAAGTTAGTTCATCAGATGTTGGGTTTAAAGATAAAGCCTTTTATCTTTCAGATGAAAATAAGTTCAAAGGAAAGGTTTATACACCGTATTTTTGGAATTTATTCTCTGGGCTTGAGGTAAAGTATCAATTGAAAAAACATGTGTATTTAATAGGTTCAGGACAGTTTGGTTTTAATGCAGCTTCAGTTAAGAAAGATGCTTATCTGATTGCGAAGCAAGATATCAAGGCGCTCGCAATTGAAGGTGTGTCCCTTCCTCAAACAACAAATGATTCTATGGCTTCAAAAATGCGATATAAAATTTCTGTTGGCATTTTATTAGAAGGAGGTGTTTTATGATTTTATTTTTATTTGCTGGTTTACCAGAAGCACCTTTAGCAACAGAATTTCGTTCAGATGTTATCGCGCAACTATCACAAATTGAAGATCAGCAAGAAAGGCAAGCGGCTTTAAGTGACTTTGAGCATGTCGTTGTTGATTCGTTGTCATCTAAGGAGGTGGAAGATCTAGGCGCAAGCTTATCTAAAGAGTCTATAAATGAAGAGTTTATAAAAAAACTCAATAAAGACGTTGAAAGAATACAAGACCAAAAAAGACGTTTAAGAGATCAAATTGATACATTTCGTTCTGCAGATTTTGAAATTATTGCAGCAGATTGGCTAAGTTCTGGAAGAAAAGAGCGCGGAGATTATGTAAGAGATGATTCTCTCACGTTAGAGGAGTTGCAAGATTCTGTTGAGTTTATCCGTGAGACGCTTGAAAGAAAGCAAAAGCTCATAGAGCAGCTCAAAAATTTTCCAGATTTTAACTATATTAAATCTGACTGGATGCAAGAAAGAAAAAGAGATATAAACCTTTATGCAGACGATGAGTCTCTAACACTCCAAGATCTAGAGGTTGCATTTAATTTTTGTAAAGATCGGGTTGTGAGAAAGCGAGCACTAATAACAGAGTTAAAAAAGATGAAATCGAATCCGAATTTTTCTTTAATACACAAAGATTGGCAAGAGTTTAAAAAAGATAAAGCGGATTTTGATAAATATGTTGTTCAAGAAAGAACAGTTGAAGAATTGCAAGAAGTGTATGAGTTTTTCAAAAAAACAGGAGCGGAAATACTGGCTCTAGTTGGGCGCTTGAGAGAAGCATATCAAACGCCTTTTGTTCTAGATGCTGTAAGATTAGGTTTATATAGTTTTATGCAAGCAAATTCCATAACTGATTTTATTGCATACGTTGAAGGCGGTAGAGCACTTTCGGAGTTAAAGAAATTGAATAACGCATTTTTAAAACAAGATTTAAATAATGAACCTGAATGGACTGCGAATGTTCAGAAAAAAGACGCATTGCAAAATCTTCTAGTAAATCATTTTGCATTATTAAATGAACACGACAAGGCATTGCTTAAAAAATGGATGGAAAAAACCACAAAGAAAAAAGATGCAACAGCAATTAATGTATATACTGATCAGGAGCTTAAAAGTTATATTGCGTCAAGTAGTCGAGAGTTGTCTCAACTGCAAATTCTTGCATTTGCTATTGGTAAAATTAAGGCAGAAGATAATATTCAAGCCGATAAAAGAGCGATTGCTAGAGAGTTAAGAGATTTATATTCTGAAAAACTTAAACAGCGCGCTCCTCTTGAATTATTAAGGTTTATACTAAAGAATCGTTTTACCGATTTGAAACTTGCTGATAGAGCGTTGCTTAAAAAGTGGATAAAAAACGTAACCATTGATAAGATTGAAGCGGTAATAGATGCTTATACAGATGAGCAGCTAAAAACATATATTGCGACAGAAAAAAGAAAGTTGTGGCAGTTGCAAGTTCTTGCATTTTCAATTGGAGCAATTCCTGAAGATGATATTTTGGCAAGCGGCATAGCAGGCAAAGATAGTAAAGATATTGCTAGAAAACTAAAAGTTGAATATACGTCATCACGAAGCGCTTAGCGCCGTTGTGATCCGGTGTGGATGACCACATCCGCCTTCGGCGGATTCATCATGATGAATACTCATCTCACCACAAATCCTTCAAAGGCACAAAACCTTTAAGCCGTTTTTCCCCTACCATAACATAGGCAAATTCACCTTTTGTGCTTTTAATTTGCACGAACACGTTTTTATGAAGTTGAGCAATAGTTCTCGAATGGTTTGAAGCACCATCGTACAAATGCGTATTCTTTATTGTAATTGCACGGCGATATTTTGTGCTGAGATAGCATTTCTTAATCCATCCAAGTTCGCCATCTACGCATAACACACGACACCAGTTATCAAACTCTCCAATAACCTTCACAGGATAGTTTTTTTGTGACAAGATATGCATCAACGGATAGTTTGTGCCAGGCCCTTTAAAGCGCTGAACTTTTTTTGTGTTAGTGGCAGCGAAATATTCAACTTTTTTTGCAACCGCATCTGCGAAGAGGAAGAGCATCATAATGACCTGCCGTTATCACGAGACGTATAAAGCCCTCCGTCATCACGAGGCGCATAAAGCTCTCCGTCATCACGAGGCGCATAGCGCTGTGGTGATCCAGTACGGATGGCCGCAGCCCCTTCAGGGTTTCGCCATGACGAAGTTATAATGCATGCTCTAAACATCACACCCCCGTAGATCCAAAGCCACCAAAGGCTCTTTGTGTATTGTTATCCAACTCTTCCACAATTTCTAATTTTACAGGTGTAATTTTTGCTACAACCATTTGTGCAATACGCATCCATGGTGTAATAACAAAATCTTCTTCACCAAGGTTGATTAAAATCACTTTTACTTCTGCACGATAATCTGCATCAATTGTTCCAGGTGTGTTTAAAACTGTAATCCCATGCTTTAGGGCCAAGCCTGATCTAGGCCTGATTTGTGCTTCGTAGCCCTTGGGTAATTCCATGCAAAATCCTGTTGGAATTAACGCGCGCTTTCCCGGTTTTAAAACTTGCTCTTCTTCAATAGACGCGCAAATATCCATGCCCGCACTGTCAGGTGTTGCAAATTTCGGGGTCGGAACATCAGGGTGCAGTTTTTTAATATAAAGCATGGTTTTTCATATTTATAAATATATTTCATTAAACCATAAAATGTTCGTCATGGCGAGCGTAGCGTGACCATCCATATGGATCACCACGGCGCTATGCGCCTCGGTGATGACGGTTCGGCAGGCGTTAATGCCCAACCCAATTGATGCTCTTGATATCAATCCCTTGCTTCGCCATATCATATAACGGGCTCATCTCACGAAGACTTTTAACTTCTTTAATAACGCGGTCAATTGTATAATCTACTTCTTCTGGTGTGGTAAATCTACCTAGTCCAAATCGTAAAGAGGTATGAGCTAAATCCTCACCCACACCAATAGCCTTTAACACATAAGAGGGTTCTAGAGATTCAGAGGTGCAAGCAGATCCTGAAGATATGCATAAATCTTTTAGTCGCATCATCAAGCCTTCACCTTCAACATATGCAAAGCTTAAATTTAAATTTCCAGGCAGACGTTTTTCTAGATCACCATTCAGATATACATCCTCGAGGTTGTTCATAAGCGCATCATAAATTTTCTTTTGAAAGCTCTTCAAACGTTTTTGCTCTATAGTCATCTCTGCTTTTGCAATTTCACACGCTTCACCAAGCCCTACACACAAAGGTGTTGGCAAAGTTCCTGAGCGCATGCCTCGCTCTTGTCCGCCACCAGATAAAATAGATTTAATACGTACACGTGGTTTTTTACCTACATATAAGCATCCAATACCTTTTGGTCCATAAAGTTTGTGTCCGGAAATACTCATCAAATCAATGTTCATCTCTTTGACATCTATAGGAATTTTTCCTACAGCTTGCGCTGCATCCGTGTGGAAAAAGATCCCTTTTTCACGGCAAATTTCTCCAATTTGTTTGATAGGCTGTATAGTTCCAATTTCATTGCTGGCTGCCATGATAGAGACAAGCTTTGTATCTGGGCGAATAGCTTTTTTAAATTCTTTGATGCAGATAATGCCGTTAGATTTTACAGGTAAATATGTTACATCTGTGCCTAAACTTCTGCAAGTTTCCAAAACGCATTTATGCTCAATTTGACTTGTAATCACATGACCTTTATAAAAGTTATGAACACCCTTTATAGCAATGTTATTACTTTCTGTTGCGCCACTGGTGAAGATAATTTCACTTGGGTGTGCATTAATTAAAGCAGCAATTTGTTCTCTTGCTTTTTGCACAGCTTCTTCTGCTTCCCAACCATACTTATGATTTCTAGAATGTGGATTTCCAAATTTTTCTGTGAAATAGGGTAGCATTTTATTTAATACGCGCGGATCGCAGGGTGTGGTAGCTTGATAGTCTAAATAAACAGGAAGCTTGATAGTTTTATGAGGCATATTTTGCTTGACTCCTTCCTTTGAGTTTTTGTGTCGCTTCTAAGAAACGATGAACTTCTTCTAGCGTATTATCTGTGCCTAGACTGATACGTATAAAACAATCTGCAAGTTTTTTTGAAAAACCCATGCGCTCCAAGTTCTCATTTGTTTTCATTGTACCTGATGAGCATGCAATACCCAAGGATAAACAAAATCCTTCAATATCATAGCTCATCATTTGCGTTGAGCTAAGTAGATTAGGTGTGATGAGGCCGATTGTGTTAGGTAAACGAGGCGCATCTTGCCCCACAATGATAGCGTCTGGATAAATTTTTTGTAACTCTGTTTCAAACGTAGCGCGTAATTTTTTTACATAATCCCAGCTTTCATTTAGCGTTTCAGTTAGCGCCTGCGCAAATGCTAATGCGCCATAAACATTGATTGTTCCAGCTCTTTTATAATTTTCTTGTCCGCCACCAATCATTAAAGGTTGAAGTTTCAAGGCTGGCTTAAGCGCTAACATGCCAATACCAAAAGGGGTGCCAATTTTATGACCCGACAACGAAAATCCATCTAGTTTGTCCCATGGAACCTGCGTTCTCCCCACAGCTTGAACACAGTCAGAAAAAACAAAACCTTTAAATTTATGTGTAAGCTCTATAATTTCTTCAAGTGGTTGTAACACCCCGGTTTCGCTAACCGCTGCTGTGACACATACTAATGCTTTAGGGTATTTTTGCAGCAGATGTTCTAAGGCTTGTAAATTTATGACACCATTTTTGTCTACACGACAGATAAGCTTGTCTTCGCGAACATTAAAAACAGAAGGATGTTCAACAGCAGAAACGATTACAGGACCTTTATAACCTTGTAAAACTGTATTGTTACTTTCTGTTGCGCCGCTTGTCCAAATAATATTTTTGGTGTGAATCGAGAGTGATTTTGCAACAGATGTGCGAGCATTTTCTAGCTTCTTTTTCATAAAAGCGCCTTGTGTATGAATAGATGAAGGATTGCCTGTGTATTCATACATTTCAGCTAACAATTTTTTAACTGAACTTCTTATGGGGCGTGTTGCATTATAATCAAAGTAAATAACTTTTTTTTCTACCATGCTTATTCATCCGAATTCGTGACATTTAAATAGATATATTGCGCAATCACTTCACCAATGTTGATTTTGTCGTCTTCCAAAATTTCCACATCCTGCTGTATGTCAAATTTTTCAATGTCGTCTTCATGTTTTACCAGATAAAGCTCTATTTTATCTTCAACATTGATATCTTGATTATTATGTTTTACGGATGATGTGACATTACCTTCAAGCACTAAACACGGTATGACACTATCATCGCGTCGAATTGTAAACTCTCCCTTAATAAATGGAACGCTCTCAAAATCAAACCTTTCCTCCACCGCGTTTAAATCACTAGGGGTTGCTTCAAATGAAAAAACCTTCTGTTTTTTAACGTCTATAAGTCTGTTCATTGCTTTTACACCCTGCATTTCTTATTATTATTAATAGGATGAATTCATCAGCAAAACAATATTTTGAAAAAAGTTTATCATTTTTTATTAGCCATCACCTGTCTATTCCTCACAGCGTGCGAAGGGAGAATTGAAACCTTTGGGTTTGAGAATTTAAAAGAAGAAAGTGCACATCTGGTTGTGAAAGAGGATAATAAACAATCTGTTTTGCAAAAATTTAATGCTCCAAATGCTATGTCCGTGGATCAAAAGAGTTGGTATTACGTATATTTAGAAAAAGAATATGTTGCATTTTTTCAAGGGAAAATTATCAATGATATATTGTTGAAACTTACCTTTGATAAAGAAGGAAATTTGGTTAAAAAAGAACTCATAGATCATTTTTTGAAGAAGCAAGTGATGTTAGAATACACAACACCCATCGAGCGCTCTAAGAAAAGCGATAACTATATTGCTGAAATTTTTGGCAACATCGCGCACACAGCTTCTGAAGAGGGTAGGGCTGGTTAAATAAACTCGTCATCACAAGGCGCATGAAATGCGCCGTGGTGATCATGGCCACGCTCCGATCGCCATGACGGTGTTTTTTTCAGGATGACGTGAGTATCAAATCAGTGTCATAATAAAACAAGAACTTAAAAACCTAAAAAGAATGCTCCTTTTGTTTGCCAATTTAGCATTATGGAAAGAAATGACAGATCCTAATGTCACGCATTCTTTTAAAGATATTCAAGCATTTTTAGATAAATACCCCAGATGGCCGCGCGAGAAAAAAGTAGTTGAAAAGGGTGAGGTATATATCACAACAAAAACACCCAGCGCAAAAGCGCTGGGTTGGTTTCGTAAATACAAACCAATATCTTTGCAGGCACATGCAGTGTATATCCATCATTTACCAAAGCATAAAAAAGCTCAGCATATCAGGCATATCTGGCAAACGACGTGCATGACGTTAGATGAGCAGATGGAGTGGTATAAGAAGTATCTTACTTATTTAAATCGCAAAGCGCATTTAAGACGATTAGATTTTTTATATGTAACAAAACAGTCGAATATGCTCTCAGCTTACGGCTTGCTAGTTTCAAAATTTAAGAGAAATGCCAAATTTCGGCATGACTGTCTAGAAAAAAAACCGAGAATTAAGTTACTTAAAACACCTTCACGTGGAGAAACTTTGGCGTATCTGCATCACTTAAGATCCAAAGGACGATTTGATGATATTTATCTGATTTTGAGGAATTTCAAGCATGATCAAAATACTTTTGCGCAGCAATGGGCGTATGAAAGATTGAGGCTTGCGAAGGAATTGGTTCAAAAAAAGAGACCTAGAGAGGCTTATGAAATATTGGATAAAGGGCCTTTAAGAGGATCTCATTTGCAAAACGATGTTGTGATTTTTAAGATTGAAATTGGATATCACCTTTTAGGTTACAGAAAGAAACTTGTAAAGCCGCTGCAATATATTTATGCACGCAGCGGCAATCCAAGCTCAAAGAGTTACGCAGCTTATTACCTTGGTATGATTCAAAATGATACTGAATGGTTTAAAAAAGCCACATCCTACCCAACAACATATTTTGGTCAAAAAGCTTTAAAGAGATTGAAATTAAAATCGCCACCTTTCATGATTGCGACAAAATTTACCAAGCAAACAGATTTGATCAAAGCTTTATTTGCTCTAGATACATCTGATCCTGAGGTATTAAAGGAGTTTATATTTGCTGTCATGAGAAGGGATGTAAACACACTAGATCAAGCCGCCGCTTTTATTGAAAAAGTTGATCAAAAATTTGGCCCGCCTTTTACTTTATGGGCGGGATTATATGCTCAGATGAGGTTTAGCAAAACGCCAAAACTTAAATGTTTGTATCCAACATTACCAGGTGTAAAGAGCCCATTTTATTTGGGGATTATCAAGCAAGAAAGTTTATTTGATCCAAGAGCAAGAAGTTGCGCAAATGCTTTGGGGTATATGCAGCTTATCAGAAAAACGGCATGCAAATATGCAGGCTACGCTGCAACAGAAGAAGAAATATTAGATCCAAAAAATAACCTTGAGTGGGGTGGTCGTTATATTTGTGCTTTGAAAGACATATACAATCATTCAGTTGTTTTGATGCTGTGTGATTATAACGCTGGTGATTTTAATGTCAAAAAATGGGTGGATATTTA
The genomic region above belongs to Alphaproteobacteria bacterium and contains:
- a CDS encoding cysteine desulfurase, which gives rise to MVEKKVIYFDYNATRPIRSSVKKLLAEMYEYTGNPSSIHTQGAFMKKKLENARTSVAKSLSIHTKNIIWTSGATESNNTVLQGYKGPVIVSAVEHPSVFNVREDKLICRVDKNGVINLQALEHLLQKYPKALVCVTAAVSETGVLQPLEEIIELTHKFKGFVFSDCVQAVGRTQVPWDKLDGFSLSGHKIGTPFGIGMLALKPALKLQPLMIGGGQENYKRAGTINVYGALAFAQALTETLNESWDYVKKLRATFETELQKIYPDAIIVGQDAPRLPNTIGLITPNLLSSTQMMSYDIEGFCLSLGIACSSGTMKTNENLERMGFSKKLADCFIRISLGTDNTLEEVHRFLEATQKLKGRSQAKYAS
- a CDS encoding transglycosylase SLT domain-containing protein — translated: MLLLFANLALWKEMTDPNVTHSFKDIQAFLDKYPRWPREKKVVEKGEVYITTKTPSAKALGWFRKYKPISLQAHAVYIHHLPKHKKAQHIRHIWQTTCMTLDEQMEWYKKYLTYLNRKAHLRRLDFLYVTKQSNMLSAYGLLVSKFKRNAKFRHDCLEKKPRIKLLKTPSRGETLAYLHHLRSKGRFDDIYLILRNFKHDQNTFAQQWAYERLRLAKELVQKKRPREAYEILDKGPLRGSHLQNDVVIFKIEIGYHLLGYRKKLVKPLQYIYARSGNPSSKSYAAYYLGMIQNDTEWFKKATSYPTTYFGQKALKRLKLKSPPFMIATKFTKQTDLIKALFALDTSDPEVLKEFIFAVMRRDVNTLDQAAAFIEKVDQKFGPPFTLWAGLYAQMRFSKTPKLKCLYPTLPGVKSPFYLGIIKQESLFDPRARSCANALGYMQLIRKTACKYAGYAATEEEILDPKNNLEWGGRYICALKDIYNHSVVLMLCDYNAGDFNVKKWVDIYGDPKKISEEKFIALIPFKETKHYVKQVLANQEVYKELM
- the dut gene encoding dUTP diphosphatase, yielding MLYIKKLHPDVPTPKFATPDSAGMDICASIEEEQVLKPGKRALIPTGFCMELPKGYEAQIRPRSGLALKHGITVLNTPGTIDADYRAEVKVILINLGEEDFVITPWMRIAQMVVAKITPVKLEIVEELDNNTQRAFGGFGSTGV
- a CDS encoding IscS subfamily cysteine desulfurase gives rise to the protein MPHKTIKLPVYLDYQATTPCDPRVLNKMLPYFTEKFGNPHSRNHKYGWEAEEAVQKAREQIAALINAHPSEIIFTSGATESNNIAIKGVHNFYKGHVITSQIEHKCVLETCRSLGTDVTYLPVKSNGIICIKEFKKAIRPDTKLVSIMAASNEIGTIQPIKQIGEICREKGIFFHTDAAQAVGKIPIDVKEMNIDLMSISGHKLYGPKGIGCLYVGKKPRVRIKSILSGGGQERGMRSGTLPTPLCVGLGEACEIAKAEMTIEQKRLKSFQKKIYDALMNNLEDVYLNGDLEKRLPGNLNLSFAYVEGEGLMMRLKDLCISSGSACTSESLEPSYVLKAIGVGEDLAHTSLRFGLGRFTTPEEVDYTIDRVIKEVKSLREMSPLYDMAKQGIDIKSINWVGH